From a region of the uncultured Desulfatiglans sp. genome:
- a CDS encoding conserved hypothetical protein (Evidence 4 : Unknown function but conserved in other organisms) — MKVIKPLKLGLLYRTFEAGERCYLSTGLLTFFSFAASEPVIETEIDLWKYAAKALGPEAVIDLGMPKARGEALVTGRYFAPDDAPTPAGRVGFGLGAVRKTLYIFGDRFWQRGRSGAWMITDPLPMARMDIIYPNAFGGEGYAPNPVGKGASPVTSGRGDPAWPLPNIEDPRRLIGSQTDRPPPAGFGPLDLTWAERFSKAGTYDQGWLQTRFPGFAADMDWTIFNAAPADQQIEGWFNGDEPFEIDHMHPDHPHQQGRLPGIRPRCFMNRTTGPDAVFEEIPAHLETVWLFPEGEKGLMIHRGVAEVADPDADDVLHLLIAFESMGDAPRPDEHYRRALANRLDPEKGAYYSLRETDLMPDGERSGLALLMEESEEGQLQASDNILAGRLQDKARREAAEARTRASALGLDPAAAEPDATPSEEISFDPTDIDDVVDHLDEILAEAERRETESRSKIQALMQELGIDGEAAMEEAAQSGGGRPAFSPEETIARLRELGLDNPELEQKLHDAKALLDQSYRRYGQYFPPADRPAAGDAAGLRGLVTAGYARGDSLAGMDLTGADLSGLDLAGIDLKNAFLEGADLSGSNLQGADLSGCVLVRGRLAGTRFTSAEMEGSNLGDAGISEADFSGADLRQAVLTRARISRSAFREVSMDDADLSESVVDEVDFSRADLTKARFIDARLSGALFAGAVLREALFLNTTLREVDFSEADLRAAVLVGAQCEQVSFRGADLSRLCTAGENAFNGAGFEGSRLAGANLRGLDLSSARLDGADLSRADLSQCNLQGASLARAKAVEARFVKTDLTGADLSGINLREGSLQRACLFETGFQGANLYGVDFMKARFRNTDLRGSLLKKVFLDRWIKKRP, encoded by the coding sequence ATGAAAGTGATCAAACCCCTGAAACTCGGACTGCTCTACAGGACCTTCGAGGCCGGGGAGCGCTGTTACCTCTCGACGGGGCTCCTCACCTTCTTTTCGTTCGCCGCATCCGAACCGGTGATCGAGACGGAGATCGATCTCTGGAAATACGCTGCCAAGGCGCTCGGCCCCGAGGCCGTGATCGACCTCGGAATGCCGAAGGCCAGGGGCGAGGCCCTGGTCACCGGCCGCTATTTCGCCCCGGACGACGCCCCGACCCCTGCGGGCCGGGTCGGATTCGGGCTGGGCGCGGTCCGGAAAACCCTCTACATCTTCGGCGACCGCTTCTGGCAGCGCGGTCGAAGCGGGGCGTGGATGATCACCGATCCCCTGCCGATGGCCCGGATGGACATCATTTATCCGAATGCCTTCGGCGGCGAGGGGTATGCGCCCAACCCGGTCGGGAAGGGAGCCTCCCCCGTGACATCCGGGCGAGGAGACCCCGCGTGGCCGCTGCCCAACATCGAGGACCCGCGCCGGCTGATCGGTTCGCAGACGGACCGCCCGCCGCCGGCTGGGTTCGGGCCGCTCGATCTGACCTGGGCAGAGCGGTTCTCCAAGGCCGGGACCTATGACCAGGGCTGGCTCCAAACGCGCTTTCCGGGTTTCGCCGCCGATATGGACTGGACGATCTTCAACGCGGCGCCGGCGGATCAGCAGATCGAGGGGTGGTTCAACGGTGATGAACCCTTCGAGATCGATCACATGCACCCCGACCATCCCCACCAGCAGGGGCGCCTGCCCGGCATCCGCCCGCGCTGCTTCATGAACCGCACCACGGGGCCGGACGCGGTTTTCGAAGAGATCCCGGCCCATCTCGAAACAGTGTGGCTCTTCCCCGAGGGGGAAAAGGGTCTGATGATCCACCGGGGCGTCGCCGAGGTGGCCGACCCGGACGCCGACGATGTCCTGCACCTCTTGATCGCCTTCGAATCGATGGGGGACGCCCCCCGCCCGGACGAACACTACCGCCGGGCCCTCGCAAACCGGCTGGACCCGGAAAAAGGCGCCTATTACAGCCTGCGCGAGACGGACCTGATGCCCGACGGGGAGCGCTCCGGTCTGGCCCTGCTGATGGAGGAGAGCGAGGAGGGCCAGCTCCAGGCGAGCGACAACATCCTGGCCGGGCGGCTGCAGGACAAGGCCAGACGGGAGGCCGCCGAAGCTCGGACCCGCGCCTCCGCCCTGGGGCTCGATCCGGCGGCCGCTGAGCCGGACGCAACTCCATCCGAGGAGATATCGTTCGATCCAACCGACATCGACGACGTGGTCGACCACCTGGATGAGATCCTGGCGGAGGCTGAACGGCGCGAAACCGAATCACGCTCGAAAATTCAGGCGCTCATGCAGGAACTCGGGATCGACGGTGAAGCAGCGATGGAGGAAGCCGCGCAAAGCGGGGGCGGCCGGCCGGCCTTCTCCCCCGAGGAGACCATTGCGCGGCTGCGCGAACTGGGGCTCGACAACCCGGAGCTCGAGCAGAAGCTCCATGATGCGAAGGCCCTCCTGGATCAGTCGTACCGCCGATACGGACAGTATTTTCCGCCGGCAGACCGGCCCGCGGCCGGCGATGCCGCCGGCCTGCGCGGCCTGGTCACGGCGGGATACGCGCGCGGCGACTCCCTTGCCGGGATGGACTTGACCGGTGCCGATCTGAGCGGCCTCGACCTGGCCGGCATCGATTTGAAGAACGCCTTTCTCGAAGGGGCGGACCTCTCGGGTTCGAACCTTCAGGGGGCCGATCTCAGCGGCTGCGTCCTCGTGCGCGGCCGTCTGGCGGGAACCCGCTTCACCTCCGCGGAAATGGAGGGCAGCAACCTCGGCGATGCCGGGATCAGCGAGGCGGACTTCAGCGGGGCCGATCTGCGTCAGGCCGTGTTGACCCGGGCCCGGATCAGCCGGAGCGCCTTCAGGGAGGTCTCGATGGACGATGCCGACCTGTCCGAGAGCGTGGTGGATGAGGTCGACTTCAGCAGGGCCGATTTAACAAAGGCCCGATTCATCGATGCCCGGTTGTCCGGGGCGCTCTTCGCCGGGGCCGTGCTGCGCGAGGCCCTCTTCCTGAATACCACCTTGCGGGAGGTGGATTTCAGCGAGGCAGACCTGAGGGCTGCGGTGCTCGTGGGGGCGCAGTGCGAACAGGTCTCCTTCCGCGGCGCGGATCTCAGCCGGCTCTGCACGGCCGGTGAGAACGCATTCAACGGAGCCGGCTTCGAGGGGAGCCGTTTGGCCGGCGCGAACCTGCGCGGCCTCGACTTGTCCAGCGCCCGCCTGGACGGCGCCGATCTCAGCCGGGCCGACCTCAGCCAATGCAACCTGCAGGGGGCGAGCCTCGCGAGGGCGAAGGCGGTCGAAGCGCGGTTCGTCAAGACGGACCTGACCGGGGCCGACCTTTCCGGCATCAACCTGCGCGAGGGGTCGCTCCAGCGGGCGTGCCTCTTTGAAACCGGCTTTCAGGGGGCGAACCTCTATGGCGTGGATTTCATGAAGGCCCGGTTTCGCAACACGGACCTCCGGGGTTCTCTGTTGAAAAAGGTCTTCCTGGATCGATGGATCAAGAAACGACCATGA
- a CDS encoding conserved hypothetical protein (Evidence 4 : Unknown function but conserved in other organisms), translating into MNLDELIARMRSYPGLKKTAPVRPTRADLERLVQLGELVCHADCSGMDLERADLNGGIFERVSFQGARLEQARLREAVLVDCDLSGAAMGGADLHQAVLEKGRLMRTDLQGVDLTDAHVLHCDLGDADLSGADLRVVKVIESDLSGATLARARLHRAALYETPLRDADLSGAELEQTVFSGTDLQGVRLAGARFLRAFLKDAVLTGMDLGGMDLAMTQFIGADLKGANLAGADLTQASFMEADLSGAVLDRIQGRYAIFMKAQMAKASLRGAFLLQASFEEADLTLADLSGVRAEGGIFVKACCRAARFAGADLTYGDFSHADLSGADLSRAGLYRTNLHRVVEEHSLWHGANRAAALPTDPDRAAAEDWQPAAGDPENPMRKGF; encoded by the coding sequence ATGAACCTGGACGAACTGATCGCACGCATGCGCTCCTATCCGGGGCTCAAGAAGACCGCGCCGGTCCGGCCGACCCGCGCCGATCTGGAGCGGCTCGTGCAGTTGGGCGAGCTCGTCTGCCACGCCGACTGCAGCGGAATGGACCTCGAAAGGGCGGACCTCAACGGTGGGATCTTCGAGCGCGTCTCGTTTCAAGGCGCCCGCCTCGAACAGGCCCGACTGAGGGAAGCGGTTTTGGTCGACTGCGACCTTTCCGGTGCCGCCATGGGCGGGGCCGATCTGCACCAGGCCGTCCTCGAAAAGGGGCGGCTGATGCGGACCGATCTCCAGGGGGTGGACCTGACCGACGCCCATGTCCTGCACTGCGATCTCGGCGATGCCGATCTGAGCGGCGCGGACCTGCGGGTCGTGAAGGTTATCGAATCGGACCTTTCGGGAGCCACCCTGGCAAGGGCGCGCCTCCATCGGGCCGCCCTCTACGAAACCCCCCTGCGCGATGCCGATCTGAGCGGCGCGGAACTGGAGCAGACCGTCTTTTCCGGAACCGACCTGCAGGGTGTCAGGCTTGCAGGCGCGCGTTTCCTGCGGGCCTTTTTGAAGGATGCCGTATTGACCGGCATGGACCTGGGCGGCATGGACCTGGCGATGACGCAGTTCATCGGCGCCGACCTGAAGGGCGCCAATCTGGCCGGGGCCGATCTGACCCAGGCAAGCTTCATGGAGGCGGATCTTTCCGGCGCCGTCCTCGACCGGATCCAGGGGCGCTACGCGATCTTCATGAAGGCGCAGATGGCAAAGGCCTCCCTGCGCGGCGCGTTTTTGCTGCAGGCCTCCTTCGAGGAGGCCGATCTGACGCTCGCCGACCTGTCGGGGGTCCGAGCGGAAGGCGGCATTTTCGTCAAGGCCTGCTGCCGTGCGGCGCGCTTCGCGGGGGCGGACCTGACGTATGGTGATTTCAGCCATGCGGACCTGTCCGGGGCGGACCTGTCCCGGGCAGGCCTTTACCGCACGAACCTGCACCGGGTCGTGGAGGAACACTCGCTGTGGCACGGTGCAAACCGCGCTGCCGCGCTTCCGACGGACCCGGACCGGGCCGCGGCGGAAGACTGGCAGCCCGCGGCCGGCGACCCCGAAAACCCGATGCGAAAGGGCTTCTGA
- a CDS encoding conserved hypothetical protein (Evidence 4 : Unknown function but conserved in other organisms): MENLAARRGPVPVFQEYGKIQKLQADGCLVETASGLIRASQAVGCLIRPQPGDKVLVCSDSDGAAYILAVLERRPDEGLEIRFDRPAAIRVSRGRLSLVSQEGIDLGANQDIQLTASALEVHAARGKVIMERAAFLGSFLEVQAARVRLLAGILESVAERLTQKIKRSYRVIEESEHVKAGSLDYFARKWLSFKGRYTLLTAREDVKVDGERIHIG; this comes from the coding sequence ATGGAAAACCTCGCCGCCAGACGCGGCCCTGTTCCCGTCTTTCAGGAATATGGAAAGATCCAGAAGCTCCAGGCGGACGGCTGCCTCGTCGAAACCGCGTCCGGGCTGATTCGAGCCAGTCAGGCCGTGGGCTGTCTGATCCGTCCGCAGCCCGGCGACAAGGTCCTTGTCTGCTCCGATTCGGACGGCGCCGCCTACATCCTCGCCGTGCTGGAGCGCCGCCCGGACGAAGGACTGGAGATACGGTTCGACCGACCGGCTGCGATCCGGGTCTCGCGCGGCCGCCTGAGCCTCGTTTCCCAGGAGGGCATCGATCTCGGCGCGAACCAGGACATCCAGTTGACCGCCTCGGCCCTCGAGGTGCATGCAGCCCGGGGGAAGGTCATCATGGAGCGGGCCGCCTTCCTCGGGTCCTTTCTGGAGGTCCAGGCGGCCCGGGTCAGGCTGCTGGCGGGGATACTCGAATCGGTGGCGGAGCGCCTCACCCAGAAGATCAAACGCTCCTACCGCGTGATCGAGGAGTCGGAGCACGTCAAGGCGGGCAGCCTCGACTATTTCGCGCGGAAGTGGCTGTCCTTCAAAGGGCGCTACACCCTATTGACCGCCCGGGAAGACGTCAAGGTGGATGGGGAGAGGATCCACATCGGATAG
- a CDS encoding conserved hypothetical protein (Evidence 4 : Unknown function but conserved in other organisms) translates to MFANTQMMGMDMAFPDVCLTPAPPAPPIPVPYPNIAMGPTANPGTACRKTFIMCMPAHNLGTMIPMTNGDNPGVSMGVASGTVMGPQRHLTGAFTVLFEGMPATRLTSASIQNSTNAPGMRLVPSQTKVILLAP, encoded by the coding sequence ATGTTCGCCAATACGCAGATGATGGGGATGGACATGGCCTTTCCGGATGTGTGCCTGACGCCGGCGCCTCCCGCACCGCCGATCCCGGTCCCCTACCCCAATATCGCCATGGGACCCACCGCCAACCCGGGAACGGCCTGCAGGAAGACCTTCATCATGTGCATGCCGGCGCACAATCTCGGCACCATGATCCCCATGACGAACGGCGACAACCCCGGTGTCTCCATGGGGGTCGCCTCCGGGACGGTCATGGGGCCCCAGCGCCATCTGACCGGGGCCTTTACGGTGCTTTTCGAGGGGATGCCCGCGACCCGGCTGACGAGCGCCAGCATCCAGAACAGCACCAACGCCCCCGGGATGCGCCTCGTCCCGAGCCAGACCAAGGTGATCCTGCTCGCCCCCTGA
- a CDS encoding conserved hypothetical protein (Evidence 4 : Unknown function but conserved in other organisms) — MNQHRIGLFIASLGILCALISLGVVIVLSPLEGILLTLLFTGICGAVYWSVLRPILHDRALQKRGLPASAVILEARDTGTTVNRNPKVDLLLEIRPGDGGASYQARATPVVSRLQAALLQPGTAVEVKIDPRDRKRVALASVSTSGGLSRDPAESRLERLQDLHRKGLITEAEYRRKREEILRGL; from the coding sequence ATGAATCAACACCGTATCGGTCTGTTCATCGCCTCCCTCGGCATCCTCTGCGCCCTGATCAGCCTGGGTGTGGTCATCGTCCTCTCGCCGCTCGAAGGGATCCTCCTCACCCTCCTGTTTACGGGCATCTGCGGGGCCGTTTACTGGAGCGTCCTCCGCCCGATTCTGCATGACCGGGCGCTCCAGAAACGGGGCCTTCCGGCCTCGGCCGTCATCCTCGAGGCGCGGGACACGGGCACCACCGTCAATCGCAACCCCAAGGTCGATCTGCTGCTCGAAATCCGCCCCGGAGACGGCGGTGCGTCCTATCAGGCCCGGGCCACTCCGGTCGTCTCCCGGCTTCAGGCAGCGCTTCTGCAGCCGGGAACGGCGGTCGAGGTCAAGATCGATCCGCGCGACAGGAAGCGCGTGGCCCTCGCCTCGGTGAGTACATCAGGCGGCCTGTCCCGTGACCCTGCGGAGTCCAGGCTCGAACGCCTGCAGGACCTCCATCGAAAGGGCCTTATCACCGAGGCCGAATACCGCCGCAAGCGGGAGGAGATCCTCCGCGGGCTCTAA
- a CDS encoding conserved hypothetical protein (Evidence 4 : Unknown function but conserved in other organisms) — protein sequence MKRIWITSLSGSEDAVKPLPAELKTYGIEAGGHPWVDDVEKAAWIEAREVLVDPRTALWAILGSGEAFSTPSVRYGLALLAITVQAKRGRGFPVALFVSGGAAPPADTLPTPLKGAQVTALQGASPAAKIVARLHTAPPAAAVADYRLDVHASPTLGTWFEAGPVETPWEGAMAGVAGPAEITFQAVGPRGSLPERSVLSYPVKGMQLTLRERSYLAWAVQNRLDSEASYFFKVQGTADSILFGPYAASESAELFVMDF from the coding sequence ATGAAACGGATATGGATCACCTCCTTGAGCGGGTCGGAAGATGCGGTCAAGCCCCTGCCGGCCGAACTCAAGACCTATGGGATCGAGGCCGGCGGGCATCCCTGGGTGGACGACGTCGAAAAGGCGGCCTGGATCGAGGCGAGAGAGGTCCTGGTCGATCCCCGGACGGCCCTGTGGGCGATCCTGGGGAGCGGCGAAGCGTTTTCCACCCCCAGTGTGCGCTATGGCCTCGCCCTGCTGGCGATCACCGTTCAGGCAAAACGAGGGCGGGGATTCCCTGTGGCGCTGTTCGTGAGCGGCGGCGCGGCGCCCCCGGCGGACACCCTCCCGACGCCGCTCAAGGGAGCCCAGGTGACGGCCCTCCAGGGGGCGAGCCCGGCGGCCAAGATCGTCGCCCGTCTGCACACCGCTCCTCCGGCGGCGGCCGTGGCGGATTACCGGCTCGATGTGCACGCATCCCCCACCCTCGGGACCTGGTTCGAGGCGGGGCCGGTCGAGACGCCCTGGGAAGGGGCCATGGCCGGGGTAGCCGGCCCGGCCGAGATCACCTTTCAGGCCGTCGGGCCGAGGGGAAGCCTCCCCGAGCGATCGGTCCTGTCCTATCCGGTCAAGGGGATGCAGCTGACGCTCCGGGAAAGGTCCTACCTGGCCTGGGCCGTGCAAAACCGGCTCGATTCCGAGGCGTCCTATTTTTTCAAGGTGCAGGGGACAGCCGATTCCATCCTGTTTGGCCCCTATGCGGCCAGCGAGTCCGCAGAGCTTTTCGTGATGGATTTCTGA
- a CDS encoding exported hypothetical protein (Evidence 5 : Unknown function): MKKTLLCTLGLWMAFMLPPGVAAAPDAYQPAVAHDPVNDRYLSVFADVFNATSSIYGELRDAAGEPAGDPVRLSGMDGAVMRQFPAVDRISENGHFLAVWSESAFLPDTNIRYWRVLGRLVAPDGQPLEGTIPITGYVSQGETAPQVACSDGLCLVVWQTQACYSLGPTQICNQAIAAREVDANGTLVQEEAFLLTPSNEEVRLQAFPAVACDPASGRSLVIWQDDLNADSTGWDIHGRLVEAGGALIGDERILTAADADQTLPAVAFDRLGGRYLAVWTDGRNAEARGADIFGRLVGSEGDLIGDDFPISDTAAEAFYPAVVFLEAGRRFLTAWQDDRGGELTGWDVYGRFLDAEGAADGLEIAVAATGGRDTRPALAYNPLDVSVLAAYETVLDDVPVQAYRVLSARKPPTAAAGADQNVEEGSIVTLDGSASRPWDPSAPIVSYQWIQVGGVPVALSGAGSAVASFTAPLGGALGRLLAFILVVTDSAGLQGVDMALVRVTDLPLPPIAEAGPDQFADEGTLVTLDGSGSRPSDPFYPIAAFRWRQTGGTPVSLSGGETALATFTAPMVPLEGARLDFELEVRDASALASSDTVTITVDDRSPRTFRLTLPSGAYSEIGFPVEADPDLLRQITAQFGPYDTKRFRLFRWDPETAGNIEIVSPAWGAEQACVPGRGYWAIARDPATLDITGTPASIRRPCRVLLHPGWNQLADPFFFDVGWSERILVSDGTEESLIPVTAEENTLTSRVILEYDGATGQYAIASGLRMGRGYWIENLTPEDVELLIPPEPAAPSSGPKGTEAGRGTYDGPPPPLPPEGLGKTRHRP, translated from the coding sequence ATGAAAAAGACATTGCTTTGCACACTGGGTCTGTGGATGGCTTTCATGCTGCCGCCAGGCGTGGCAGCCGCCCCCGACGCCTACCAGCCGGCGGTGGCGCATGACCCCGTCAACGACCGCTACCTATCGGTATTTGCAGACGTCTTCAATGCCACGTCGAGCATTTACGGGGAGCTTCGGGACGCTGCCGGAGAGCCGGCCGGGGATCCGGTCCGCCTCTCGGGAATGGACGGCGCGGTGATGCGGCAGTTTCCGGCCGTCGACCGTATCAGCGAGAACGGGCATTTCCTGGCGGTCTGGAGCGAATCCGCTTTCCTCCCTGATACCAATATACGGTACTGGCGGGTCCTTGGACGGCTGGTTGCCCCGGACGGCCAACCCCTCGAAGGGACAATCCCCATCACAGGATACGTCAGCCAGGGTGAAACGGCCCCGCAGGTTGCCTGCAGCGACGGCCTATGCCTCGTCGTCTGGCAGACGCAGGCCTGCTACAGCCTCGGTCCCACCCAGATCTGCAATCAGGCGATTGCGGCCCGCGAAGTGGATGCGAACGGGACCTTGGTTCAGGAGGAGGCCTTTCTGCTGACACCGTCCAACGAGGAGGTACGCCTACAGGCCTTTCCGGCCGTCGCCTGCGACCCCGCCAGCGGCCGCAGCCTCGTCATATGGCAGGATGACCTGAACGCGGACTCGACCGGCTGGGATATCCACGGTCGTCTTGTCGAGGCCGGCGGGGCACTGATCGGAGATGAACGGATCCTCACAGCGGCCGATGCCGACCAGACCCTGCCCGCCGTGGCCTTCGACCGGCTGGGCGGCCGTTATCTGGCGGTGTGGACGGACGGACGCAATGCCGAGGCACGAGGTGCCGACATCTTCGGGCGTTTGGTCGGCTCTGAAGGCGATTTGATCGGGGACGATTTTCCGATCTCCGACACGGCCGCTGAGGCCTTCTATCCGGCGGTGGTTTTCCTCGAAGCCGGGCGGCGCTTCCTGACCGCCTGGCAGGACGACCGCGGGGGGGAGCTCACCGGTTGGGATGTCTACGGCCGGTTCCTGGATGCCGAGGGCGCGGCGGACGGTCTCGAGATCGCCGTCGCAGCGACCGGCGGCCGCGATACCCGGCCTGCCCTGGCCTACAACCCCCTGGACGTGAGCGTCCTGGCAGCCTATGAAACCGTCCTGGACGACGTCCCGGTGCAGGCATATCGGGTCCTCTCCGCACGCAAGCCGCCCACCGCCGCCGCCGGAGCCGACCAAAACGTGGAAGAAGGCTCGATCGTCACCCTGGACGGAAGCGCCTCCAGGCCGTGGGACCCGTCCGCCCCCATCGTGTCCTACCAGTGGATTCAGGTGGGGGGCGTCCCGGTAGCCCTGAGCGGTGCAGGATCCGCCGTGGCGTCCTTTACGGCGCCCCTGGGAGGCGCCCTGGGCCGTTTGCTGGCCTTCATCCTGGTGGTGACCGACTCGGCAGGACTTCAAGGCGTCGACATGGCCCTGGTGCGGGTGACGGACCTGCCGTTGCCGCCCATCGCCGAGGCCGGCCCCGATCAGTTCGCCGACGAGGGAACCCTCGTAACCCTGGATGGATCGGGCTCCCGGCCGTCCGATCCTTTCTATCCCATCGCGGCCTTCAGGTGGCGGCAGACGGGAGGCACCCCTGTGAGCCTGTCCGGAGGGGAAACCGCCTTAGCGACCTTCACCGCCCCGATGGTGCCTCTTGAAGGGGCCAGGCTCGATTTCGAACTGGAGGTACGCGACGCCTCCGCTCTGGCCTCCTCGGATACAGTGACCATCACCGTGGATGACCGAAGCCCGAGGACCTTCAGGCTGACCCTGCCCTCCGGCGCCTACTCGGAGATCGGCTTTCCGGTCGAGGCGGACCCGGATCTCCTGCGTCAAATCACGGCACAGTTCGGGCCCTATGACACCAAGCGCTTCAGGCTTTTCCGCTGGGATCCTGAGACCGCTGGAAACATCGAGATCGTCAGCCCGGCGTGGGGGGCCGAGCAGGCCTGCGTTCCCGGACGCGGTTACTGGGCGATCGCCCGCGACCCGGCCACGCTGGATATCACCGGCACACCGGCCTCCATCCGCCGTCCCTGCAGGGTCCTTCTGCACCCGGGGTGGAATCAGCTCGCCGACCCTTTCTTCTTCGATGTCGGCTGGAGCGAACGGATCCTGGTCAGCGACGGGACAGAGGAGTCGCTCATCCCTGTCACCGCCGAGGAAAACACGTTGACGAGCCGGGTGATCCTGGAGTACGACGGCGCAACGGGGCAGTATGCCATCGCTTCGGGGCTGCGGATGGGACGGGGTTACTGGATCGAAAACCTGACCCCCGAGGATGTGGAACTCCTGATACCGCCGGAGCCGGCTGCACCCTCGAGTGGTCCGAAGGGCACAGAAGCGGGCAGGGGCACCTATGACGGCCCTCCGCCGCCCCTGCCGCCGGAAGGCCTGGGGAAAACACGGCACCGTCCCTGA
- a CDS encoding exported hypothetical protein (Evidence 5 : Unknown function): MHKCSRKALAGCVLILLMTLSPAWAGHVITEEVRLWAREALQQEKALAASAAASDTIAVLNFANRTGAAEFDPLQKGLAVMLITDLTQVSSLRVVERVRMQALVEELGLGVSGLVETGTAPRVGRLLRARWLAGGGMTADRAPVIDIRADVLEVPDSQILGQPAAQGPLAELFRMEKEILFGILALLKVEPSTEEEEALRRPLTISLEAFLRFAEGIDASDRGLYPKAAELYEKALEADPGFGTAAEALEELRSLGLIPPKRRSGAFLRSLRDRTSLTDRLSPDEVIRRERTPQDLDQLPHPLPEPPPPPERFQP, encoded by the coding sequence ATGCATAAATGCAGCAGAAAAGCGCTGGCAGGATGCGTCCTGATCCTGCTGATGACCCTGTCACCGGCATGGGCCGGACACGTCATCACGGAAGAGGTCCGGCTGTGGGCCAGGGAGGCCCTGCAGCAGGAAAAGGCCCTGGCGGCATCCGCCGCCGCCTCGGACACGATCGCGGTGCTCAACTTCGCCAACCGGACCGGGGCGGCGGAATTCGATCCGCTCCAGAAGGGGTTGGCTGTCATGCTGATCACCGACTTGACGCAGGTCTCATCGCTCCGCGTCGTCGAACGCGTGCGCATGCAGGCCCTGGTGGAGGAGCTGGGACTCGGGGTTTCAGGATTGGTGGAGACCGGGACGGCGCCGAGGGTGGGCAGGCTTCTCCGGGCCCGCTGGCTTGCCGGTGGGGGCATGACAGCCGACCGTGCCCCTGTCATCGACATCCGGGCCGACGTCCTGGAGGTCCCGGACAGCCAAATCCTGGGGCAGCCCGCCGCCCAGGGACCGTTGGCCGAGTTGTTTCGTATGGAAAAGGAGATCCTCTTCGGGATCCTGGCCCTCCTGAAGGTCGAACCGTCGACCGAAGAAGAGGAGGCGCTGCGGCGGCCCCTGACTATCAGCCTCGAGGCCTTCCTGAGGTTCGCCGAAGGGATCGATGCCAGCGACCGCGGGCTCTATCCCAAGGCCGCCGAGCTGTATGAAAAGGCCCTGGAAGCCGACCCCGGCTTCGGTACGGCGGCCGAGGCGCTCGAAGAGTTGAGGTCGCTCGGGCTCATCCCGCCGAAGCGGCGGAGCGGGGCCTTCCTCCGTTCGCTGCGCGACCGGACCTCTCTGACCGACCGTCTCTCACCCGACGAGGTGATCCGGCGCGAGCGGACACCCCAGGATCTGGACCAGCTGCCCCACCCGCTGCCCGAGCCGCCGCCGCCGCCTGAGCGCTTTCAGCCTTGA